atttgtagtttgctttagacgcgtaattaaatcatcacagctatgggtatggttcccgtggtatagtcatgatacataattcccaactcgggtgtgcatttcacgTGACCCTACCAtaacttcaaacaaaaataaaaaaaacatgttgtagatcgtgggtacggttcccgtgacgcgaTTCACAATGTGTATAAAAACAAATGAGTGCGCAATATCGCAACTAGTTCAAACAAactccataaataaataaaagcgattataaagttaaaaatgcacaatagatttaaaacatgtaataaatcagataattaggccactTATTAATAGTTgtgcgaccgtgctaaaatcacgaaactcgggagtgcctcacaccttcttccgggttaaaagaattccttacccggtcttctatGTTCGCGAACCATAATaaagtcaatttcctcgatttgggattttaaaataaaccggtgacttatgataccataaattattccaagtggcgactctgaaattaaataaataatctcatttcgaataatgtcactttaattggaaaaactccctatccccTCGGGAAAAATGAGGTGGGACAAAAACCACCCCATTCTTCTCAATGAAGTCATATGTTGTGTGATCACTAATCTGCACATGATGTACAACAGATCAAAACATCTACAAAAGAATTGATTCATTCATTGCTTATGACTTAAAAAACAGCTATTAACCAAATACGGTTTTATAGGCCAGCACCACCTTGGCAATGTTATCAATCCTCAACTGGATGGTGTCCGTTTGCAGATTGCACAGCTTATTTAGTGTTAACTGGCTCTTTATGACTGTTAAAACACAGCATAAGATATCTAAACATATTGCTGCAgccacaaaataaataaataaaattgtcTCCTCACTAAATGTTTAAAGTTTTAACAAAGATGATTCGACAACAGTTTATGTAATACCAGAGCTAACAGAGGTCAAGCCTCACAATCACCTATCAGTAAAATACTTCTAAGCTCTTAACCCAAGAAAATGAACTTGGCCTTGATGAGGAAGGGGGAGGGAGTTTTACTTCCCAAAAGTATATAAACAAAAAGTTTCATCCTCTATCAACTAACACATAAATATGAGACAGTTATAACATTTCCACATGTTAATGATAGCCAGAAGATGTTacttatgaatcagaatatgacatGAATAAACACAAATTTAGTTGTCGATCATATTAATAGATGTGAAATGGTGCCCAAAGAAATGGGAGAAAAAAGATGCCGAGAATCCGGCCTTTCCAAATATCAGTTTTGCTTATGCAAGTTTCCTCACAGCAGGTCTAGTTTCAGAAGCCTTAAATTCTGGAGGATTTTCTTTTCTAAAAGTTTTGGCTCATTAAAGCTTCCTACGGGCTAAAATCGTACTCTTTTTATCAGCGGAAGCAACTAGGCTTAAAAATTAAGAGCCAATAATTACGAAACTAATGTTACCAAGAAAGTAAGGGGGTCGTTCTCCTGGTTAGtcaaaaacaatatatacacTATGCATGTAATCAAATGCATAAAATTAAACAATTCAACAGTAATAGGAGAAAACAGAAGAACCTTACATTAGTATTGTTCAGCTCCAGATTGTAGAAGTTTATCTTATCATATGTAAATAATGGCTCAGCATGCCATAATAATTCAGCTTTATAAACTTTGGACCTGAAATTCTGAAATCCTGCAAGTTCATCAACAGCAGGTAGCACATGAAAGTGCCGACAATGTGACTGCGCAATTTCAGCACCCATGGCTCCCTTGATAACAGCCGGATCCACATTAGATGGCCTAGAAACTCTAATATACCAAACAATGCCTCTAATAGAACCAAGATATTGGGTCATGTTGGCATGATGCTTTATCTTAGGAAATCTGAGTAACCGATCTTTAAGCTGCATAGTGCAAAACCTTACAGAGAACACCAAGAACACCAAGTACACAGCTCAATTCACTTAATTATCAGTAACTAATCTAGCAAACAATATTTGGACAATTTTAACCCCAAAAAGACTATTAGCTAGAATAAAAAACTCGATAGATGGGGCAAAAAAGTAGAGGGGAATAATGAAATATAAAACCCTTGAGAAGTTTTAAGttacaacaacaaacccagtagaCCCCACTTCTGGGGAGGGTAAGATGTATGCAGCCTTACCTTTACCCCTACCCATGGAAggacagagaggctgtttccgatagaccctcggctaaagaacGACTGAAAAAGAAAAGGTAATTGCAACAAGTAAGAATATGATTTAACTGAAAAAGGTAATTGAGACCAATAATTGGATGATTTAACATCGTAGCCAAATGGAACAGTTACCTTCGTTTCCTAGTAATGCCTTTATCCATGAGTAGAGTAGGGAAAAAGTTAAACTACCTGATCAACCCTAGAAGCTTTTAGGCATTTATTGACAGAGCTCAGAGGTGTACAAGGAATTAAGTTACAGGATGTAAAATCATTTATATTTAAATGGTTGCCTGTTCAGCAAGCTTTAGTTGTTTAAACAAATTCTGCGTTTAATTTAAACGAGTATCTCTCCTCCACAACTATTAACTAATTTATCTAATGATGCAATCAGGGAAAGAACGAAGAAGAAACCTATATAGCTTCCTGGTTATTCGGTTACTTCTCATGGAAAGAATTTGAAATTCGTCGCTTTAGTCAAGCCCTCCGTTGGTCTCTTAGCACCTacttgcatttttttttttttttggaggatCCCTTATCAAAAGTCCCAGTATTAAGTGTTATATTTTGATTTATCTTACTAAAAGACAGAGGCGTTACGGTTTACATAACTGCTGAAAATGAACATAAAGAGATATCCATTTCCATTCCTGTTCAAAGACTACATAATTTTGTTTTCTAATCTTATTTGCATGAAAATGGGTTCAATTTACACTAATTCCTCAAAGAAACAGCATTTTTATTCAGAAGACATCAAATTTATACAAATAAATGTTATCTGAGCTAAATAAAGAAGAACACTGACCTGACCTGGGAAAGCCGCAACTCAAGTCATTGTTAGCAATTAGATAAGTTCAGAATCCTCAGCAGAATCACATAGTATTGGCAATAATAACACCATTAAATGGACTTTTCATAAAGCTATATGTAAAACAATACTACACTTACATTGTTGAATCAAAACTTGACAAAAAAGAGCTCATTGCACTTGCTTCCTTGCTACCATACAGCAGAAGTATAAGCAAATCAGTAGCACTACTGAAAAAGAAATTACCACTAGTAGTAGAATAAACACAATGTGAATAAAATTTGTCTAACAAGACTATCTTCTCCTCTCCTTCTGATTACAATTACAAATGACGGGATAGAGTGACAAACTTTTTCAGTCACAAAGAATAAGTCTCTCTTTTGAGTCTCTCACACTACATTACATACTCAACACATAACTTGGCCTAATTCTAAGAAAGAAACCCAATTAATACCAAAGGAAAAAGGACAATCATTTGGCCTATCTTTCCTCTTTGGGTTACTCAGTTTACTACTTATTTTTCCGTTATCAAATGAACACTCATTCATCACCTAATAAACATATTCACTAACAGGATTTGAATGACTGGATAAtataactcattttctttcacTCTATATATACAAGGCCAAAAAGAATTTGGTTTGGTTTATCACCTCTCCCCAAAAATCTCACATTTTTACGTCTTTTACTTTGTTGTGGTTGTTTTGTCATCATCTCTGCGACAGGATTTACCTAAGCAACAGCGGAGATGCTGCAGCAGCAATTGAAGCCTTCAATCCTCACAGCAGCTTGCTTTTTCCCATACTTCACGGGAACGCAGACACGAgcagaggtggaggtaaaggagGATGGTGGTGAAGGTGCAGCTGCTCCTTCTGGAATTGCTAGTATAGGAAAaaaattgttgttattgttgctgaATTGAGCATCCTGAATCAGGGGATTGGAAGCCCTGGTAGGCGGAGACCCGAAAAAGAATGGCGGAGATGAAGCTAGCTCAAAATTGGTTGTCTCCACATCATAGCCCccctatttatagaagaaaaatCATAATTTGCCAGCAGGAGTAATTGAATTAAAAACAGTTCACATAAAATAACTAGCTCATTTGCATATATAAATCTAGTATTAGTAACAAAAGAAAcatctttcttttcaaaattttccacttGAATTGAGAAATGGAATCATCCAGAAGTTACCTTGGTGAGTATGATATCCAGAAGTTCAGTTCCTCTGATGGGTTCGTCGGCGTGAACATAGGATGAATTGAAGAACCCGAGCCGGCGAGGCTTAGGGCAAACAACGCCAACAGAACCAACCAAGGCGGTTTGCTGATAGCCGCAACTATTCATTTTTGGTTTTTGCGACAGATGCAAAGCCTGAAGCAACAAAGCCGACAAGAAGAATATATCAAACACTTGGGATCTTTATGACCATGTCCATGTCCATGAACATATATTATACATGTTTGATATTACTAAATATAAACATCATGCTAGAAATACCCATCAAATTAGGGTATATTATCGTAAAGATATTCGATAAAAACGAGAAaaacagaaatgaaaaaaaagtacCTGGTTGGGTCAGAACAGGTGGCGCCTCTGGAAGGCGAAAATGGAGGAGAGAGATTTTCGTGGAATaataataaacaaaacaaacaacaacaacccagtagaaTTCACCGATCTGGAAAGGCTAAAGTGTATgctgaccttacccctaccccgggaagggtagagagactgttttcggGATACCCTCGGCTCATAGACACAAGATCTGTAACAACAAAAACCCAAAATAATAGCAGCAACATGAGAGATAACAAATAAATGAAAAAGCAGTAACACAAATATTATGGAAAAGCAGTAACACAAATAAATGGAAAAGCAATAACACAAATATTATGCAAAAGTGTGAAACATAACATAAATCACTAACAGTGCTAGACAAAACACTATCATAGTCGCCGGAACAAAGAGGGAAACATGGACAAAGAGAAAAACCGCTCGACTACCCCTTAACCTACAACTCTAAtgttcgacctccacaccttcctatcaagagtcatgtcctcgaaaatctggaGCCGCGCCATGTTCTGTCTGATCACCTCgctccaatacttcttaggtcgtcatctacctcttctcgtgtCTGCCAAAGCCAACTGCTCATACCTCCTAACCGGTGCATCTACATTTCTCTTTTGCACGTGTCCGAACCAACTAAGttgcgcttcccgcatcttgtcgtccACCAGATCCACACCCACCCTCTCCCGGATAtgttcattcctaatcttatccaaccTAGTGTGctcacacatccatctcaacatcctcatttttgctactttcatcttctggatatgtg
This sequence is a window from Nicotiana sylvestris chromosome 3, ASM39365v2, whole genome shotgun sequence. Protein-coding genes within it:
- the LOC104239406 gene encoding uncharacterized protein — protein: MNSCGYQQTALVGSVGVVCPKPRRLGFFNSSYVHADEPIRGTELLDIILTKGGYDVETTNFELASSPPFFFGSPPTRASNPLIQDAQFSNNNNNFFPILAIPEGAAAPSPPSSFTSTSARVCVPVKYGKKQAAVRIEGFNCCCSISAVA